A DNA window from Malus domestica chromosome 12, GDT2T_hap1 contains the following coding sequences:
- the LOC103433251 gene encoding purple acid phosphatase 22 yields MEKLYLHVFSLLLVICLFPQLIKSQDDDYVRQPPRGVIFTHHTSSDEDPQQVHISLVGKDHMRVSWVTESKHVKSIVEYGKESGMYNGKATGEHTSYKYFLYSSGKIHHVTIGPLEPATTYFYRCGGSGPEFSFKTPPQKLPLEFAVAGDLGQTEWTNSTLQHIGSMDYDVLLLPGDLSYADTQQPLWDSFGRIVEPYASKRPWMVTEGNHEVESIPIINPTGFKAYNARWPMPYQESGSTSNLYYSFEVAGTHVIMLGSYADFDAKSDQYKWLQADLAKIDGKVTPWIVVLLHAPWYNTNSAHKGEGESMRKAMEELLYNARVDVVFAGHVHAYERFTRVYNNEADPCGPVYMTIGDGGNREGLALKFENPASPLSLYREPSFGHGRLRVLNETHAFWGWHRNNESNSVVKDQVWLESLSSSKTCMKSGSQKVGSSSVNDEL; encoded by the exons ATGGAGAAATTATATCTTCATGTGTTCTCTCTCCTCCTAGTCATCTGTCTCTTCCCTCAACTCATAAAATCACAAGATGATGATTATGTTCGACAACCTCCTCGCGGAGTAATATTCACCCACCACACTAGTTCGGATGAGGACCCTCAACAG GTGCATATTTCACTGGTGGGAAAAGATCATATGAGAGTTTCATGGGTTACTGAAAGCAAGCATGTTAAATCAATTGTGGAGTATGGAAAGGAATCTGGGATGTATAATGGGAAGGCAACTGGAGAACACACATCATACAAGTACTTTCTCTACAGCTCTGGGAAGATCCACCAtgttaccattggtcccttggAACCTGCCACTACATACTTCTATAGGTGTGGAGGTTCAGGCCCCGAGTTCTCCTTCAAGACACCCCCACAAAAACTTCCCCTTGAATTTGCAGTGGCCG GTGACCTAGGTCAGACTGAATGGACTAACTCAACCCTACAACACATCGGAAGCATGGACTACGATGTGCTTCTCCTCCCCGGTGACTTGTCATACGCCGATACACAGCAACCGCTTTGGGACTCCTTCGGCCGCATTGTCGAGCCCTACGCCAGCAAACGCCCATGGATGGTCACAGAAGGCAACCATGAAGTCGAGAGTATCCCAATCATCAACCCTACTGGCTTCAAGGCCTACAATGCCAGGTGGCCGATGCCCTACCAAGAGAGTGGGTCCACCTCAAACTTGTACTACTCTTTTGAAGTTGCCGGGACCCACGTCATCATGCTGGGATCCTATGCTGATTTTGATGCTAAGTCAGATCAGTACAAGTGGCTTCAGGCTGATTTGGCAAAGATTGATGGGAAGGTGACGCCGTGGATTGTTGTGCTTCTGCATGCACCGTGGTATAATACCAATTCTGCCCACAAAGGTGAAGGGGAGAGTATGAGGAAAGCAATGGAAGAGTTGCTGTACAATGCAAGGGTGGATGTGGTTTTTGCGGGGCATGTTCATGCGTATGAACGATTT ACTAGGGTTTACAACAATGAAGCTGATCCATGTGGTCCAGTGTATATGACCATTGGTGACGGTGGAAATCGCGAAGGACTAGCATTAAA GTTCGAAAATCCGGCTTCCCCTCTGTCTTTGTACAGAGAGCCGAGTTTTGGACACGGAAGGCTCAGAGTATTAAACGAAACACATGCATTTTGGGGATGGCATCGAAACAACGAATCAAACTCCGTTGTAAAAGACCAGGTCTGGTTAGAAAGTTTGAGCAGCTCCAAAACATGCATGAAATCTGGGAGCCAGAAGGTGGGTTCATCATCTGTTAACGATGAATTATAG